The Microbacterium sp. zg-Y1090 sequence TCGAGTCGTGGCTGAACACCCCTGACGGCGGTGGCATCGACCTGGCAGACCTGCGCGGGCAGGTCGTGCTCATCGACTTCTGGGCGTACTCGTGCATCAACTGTCAGCGCTCGATCCCGCACGTCGTGGCCTGGGACGACGCCTACCGCGACGCGGGCCTGCAGGTCATCGGCATCCATTCGCCCGAGTACGCCTTCGAGAAGGATGCCGGCAACGTCGCCGCCGGTGCGGCCGACTTCGGCATCGAGTACCCGGTCGCGCTCGACAACGCCCTGTCGACCTGGACCAACTATCGCAACCGGTACTGGCCGGCCCACTACCTGATCGACGCCGAGGGCACCGTGCGGCACATCTCGTTCGGCGAGGGCAACTACACCGCGACCGAGGCGATGATCCGCGAGCTGCTGAAGGACGCCGATGCGGATGCCGCTCTGCCGGCGCCCACCGACGTCGCCGACCTCACCCCCGAGGCGGGGTCGACGACGCCCGAGACGTTCCTCGGGTCGGCGAAGGACGTCAACTACGGCGGGGACGAGCGCTACCGAGCCGGCACGCGCCCGTTCGCCTACCCCGGCGACCAGCCGGCCGACTCGTTCGCCCTGTCGGGGGAGTGGGACGTGCAGACGCAGTTCGCCACCCCGGCCGGCGACGAGGGCGGCATCCGTCTGCGCTTCACCGCCGAGGAGGTGCGGGTGGTGCTCGCCGGCGAGGGGCGGGTGCAGGTGCGCGTCGACGGTGAGGCGGCAGACGCCATCGAGGTCGGCGGCACGCCCCGGTCGTATGCGCTGATCGAGGCGGCGCCGACCCGTGACGGCGTCATCGAGATCACCGTGCCGGCGGGGGTGCAGGCGTATTCGTTCACATTCGGGTGATCAATGCAAGCCAGGCGCGGACGAGGGGATGTGGTGCATGCTGGACGAGATGGTCATCGACGGCGTGGATGTGCCGGAGGACGGGCCGGCGCGGGACCACGCCGCCGAACTCCTCGTTCGTGTTGCCGCCGGCGACCAATCCGCCTTCGCGCGGCTCTACGACATGCTGGCGCCGCGGGTGTTCGGTCTGATCGTGCGGGTGCTGGTCGACCGGTCGCAGAGCGAAGAGGTGCTGCAGGAGGTCTTTCTCGAAGTGTGGCAATCCGCTGCGCGCTTCGCTCCGAACAAGGGGCAGGGGAGGGCATGGGTCCTCACCATGGCCCACCGCCGAGCGGTGGACCGGGTGCGGGCATCCCAGTCCAGCGCAGACCGCGACCTGAAAGCGGGCCTGCGTGATCTCGACGTCGCACACGACGACGTCGCCGAGCAGGTCGAGCTGAAGGTGGAGGGGCAGAAGGTGGCAGGTGCGCTGTCGGCTCTTCCCGCACCTCAGCGCGAAGCGATCGAGCTGGCGTACTACGGCGGTTACAGTCAGAGCGAAATCGCCGTGCTGGTGGGCGCGCCGCTCGGAACGATCAAGACCCGGATGCGTGACGGACTGTCGCGACTGCGCGCCGCGATGGGGGTGACCGCATGACCGAGCAGGACTTCGCCGAACTCGCCGCCGGTCACGCCCTCCATGCCCTCTCGCACGACGACGAGGCCGCCTACTGGGAAGCGCTCGCCGCCAACCCGGCGTGGGAGCAGATCGCGCAGGCGGATGCCGCTGCCGCCGCCGCCCTCGCCGACGCCGTGCGCCCGGTCGCGCCGCCGCTGACCGCGCGCTCGGTGCTGCTCGCTCGGGTCACCGCACTGGCACGGGAGCAGGCCCACCCCGCGCCGGCGGCGGCCGCGTTCGACGCCGCGGATGACGACGTCGACGACAGCGGGCCCGTCACCCACGTGGTCGGGGTCGTGCCGCCGCCCCCCGCGGCACTGCGACCGCCGGCCGACCCGGTGGCGGCTGCGCCGCCGGTGCCGCCGGTACCGCCGCTTCCGCCGGTGCCGCCCGTGCCGCCCCTGCCGCCTGCCGCGGCAGCGTCGGGGGACGACGTCCCCGCCGCGCCGTCTCGGCGCCGCGATCGTGCCGCGGGCGAGACGACGGATGCCGCCGGTGCCGAACCCGAGACGCAGTTGCTGCCCGCGGCTGACCCGGCAGCGGCTGCCGTCGACGACGAGCCCGCGGCGGAGCCGGCATCCGGTGCCGTCGACGACGAGCCCGTGACCGACCCGGCATCCGGTGCCGTCGACGATGTGCCCGTGACCGACCCGGCATCCGGTGCCGTCGACGACGAGCCCGTGACCGACCCGGCATCCGGTGCCGTCGACGATCTGCCCGCGCCCGACCACGCCTCCGAGGATGGGCAGGCCGAGGCGACCGGCCCATCGCCGATCACCGGACCGAATCCGATGACGGGCCTCACGCGGCTGTTCGGGTTGCAGGCGGCCGCCACGTCACCGATATCCGTGCCGCCGGCATCCGGCGATGGCGCCGAGCCGCCGACGACGACCACGGCGATGCAGGCCGTCGTGCGGCAACGCTGGACGCGCGGGCTCATCGCGCTCGCCGCCTGCCTGACGCTGCTCGTGGGCGTGGGGTTCGGTGCGGGCGCCGTGCACAACTGGCTCAACCGCCCGGCATCCGTCGTGGCGCTCGACGAGGTCAGGGACGCCCCCGACGCGCAGTCGGCCACCGTCGTCATGGAGGGCGGCCTGACGATGACGGCGTACTGGTCGGCCGAGCAGGGCAAGGCGGTGCTGGTGACCGACGGGCTGCCGCCGATCCCCACCGACGAGACGTTCGAGATGTGGCTGATCCGCGACGACGAGCCCACCTCGGCGGGAACCTTCACCCCGCAGTCTGGCAGCCGTGCCACCTCGGTGATCGACAGCGAGGTGCAGCCGGGCGACGTCTTCGCCATCACCGTCGAACCGGCCGGTGGGTCTCCGAACGGCGCGCCCACGAGTGATCCGATCGTCGCCGTCCCCACCGCCTGACCGGCTCCGGCGCGGTGGTCGCGGCGCCCTCACGGGGAGCCGCGGGTAGCCTGGATTGATGACCGACGACGCCGGCAACCCGTTCCACAAGCCCGTCCGGCGGCCCTCCGACACGTTCGACCGGTTCTTCGCCGCCCAGGATCCGGCCGAGGTGTCGCGCGTCGCGCACGCCACCGCACAGGCGCTGCTCACCCGCGTGCGCGCGGAGCAGGACGACGAGGTGGTGGAGCGCCTGGTGGGGTTCACCGATCGTCACGGCATCCACGACATCGCCGAGCTGTGGTCGCAGGCTCCCGCCCGGTCGCTGCCGGGCGCGCTGTGGCGGCTGTACCTGCTGCAGCTGATGATCCACGACGACCCTCAGACCGCGGCGCTGCTGTACGACCGGGGGCGGGTCGCCACCGCCACCGTCGACCCCGTGGTGGCCGGGGCGCCCACGCCCGCCGGGCCGGAGGAGCTCGTGACCCTGGTCGACACCATCATGCGCGGGCTCTTCACCGGCGACTTCGCGGTGGCGCTGGAGCGCGCGGCGGCATTCTGCCGTGTGGAGGCGACGGGCGCCACGCACCTCGCCGACGACTACGAGACGACCGAGTCCGACCGGGCGAGCGCGCTGACCACCCGCGCCCTGCGGCTGTCGACCTATGCCGGCGACCTGGCGTCGTGCGCCGCGCTCTGGCGCCGCGACACCCTGACGTAGGCCGCGGGGCGGCTCCCCCGTCGCTGAGACGAATTCTGGCGGACGAGACCGTGGGTAATGCCCGTCGTCTCGTCCGCCAGAATTCGTCTCACGGAGTCTCGCGGATCGGACGCCGCCGCCGGGGCATGAAAGTGCCGGGCCGCAGAACGCCTCTCGGCGCGAGGCCGCTCGCAGCGGCAGAAGATGGAGCCCGGGGTTACTGCGGCCCGGCTGCTCCAGTGTAACGGAGGCCCGCCGCCGGGCATTCCCGAATCGGGCGGATTGCACCGGATGCCAGGTCTGCGTACCCTGGCGCCCCGCGCGGCCTAGGCTCGCGTCATGGCCTGGATCTTCGCCCTCACGATCGACCCCGTCGCTGCGGATTCCGCCGACGCCGACTTCGCCGACACGTTCGCCGTCATCGATCCCGCAGCGCCCGCACTGAGTGTCGGCGAGCTGAGCACGCAGCGCGGCGACGGCATCTTCGAATCGATCGGCGTCGTCGACGGACATGCCCAGGAGGTCACCGCGCACCTCGAGCGGCTCGCCCACTCCGCACGCATCTGCGACCTCCCCGCGCCGCACCTGGGCCAATGGCGCCAGGCCGTCGAGATGGCCGCCGCCGCCAGCGGGCCGGGGGAGTCGGTCATCAAGCTCATCCTCAGCCGCGGCGTCGAGCACGGCCCCGCCCCGACGGCGTGGGTCACGGTGGCCACGGCGTCCGATTTCACCGCGGTACGGCGCGACGGCATCCGCGTGGTCACCCTCGACCGCGGCTACGCCCTCGACGTGCCGGCCCGCGCGCCCTGGCTGCTGCTGGGCGCGAAGACGCTGTCGTACGCGGTGAACATGGCCGCCATCCGCGAGGCCAAGCGTCGCGGCGCCGACGACGCGATCTTCACCACGTCCGACGGGTTCGTGCTCGAAGCCCCCACGGCGTCGCTGATCCTGCGCCGCGGCGACACGTTCGTCACGCCCGCGCCGAACGGCGGCATCCTGCACGGCACCACGCAGCTGAGCCTGTTCGCCCACCTCGAGCAGCAGGGATTCGCCACCGCCTACGAGACGGTGCCGGTGGCCGACCTGTCGACGGCGGATGCCGCCTGGCTCGTCTCGAGCGTGCGGCTCGCCGCGCCGATCACCGCGGTCGACGGGGCGGCGCTGCCGACGGATGCCGAGTTCACGGCATCCGTCAACGAGTACCTGCTGAGCCCTCGGGACTGAGCGCCGCTCCGCCCCGCGCCGCGCGCCGGCCCGCCGAGCGGGCGCTGAGACCTCATCTGACGGATGAGACGTCGGTAATCACCCGCTGTCTCGGCCCTCAGATGAGGTCTCACGGCGGCGGCGGGAGCTCACGGCGGCGGCGGAGGCCACGGCAGCGGAGGTCACGGAGACGACAGCCACGCCGCCTCCGGCCGCGCTCACCCGAAGCGGCCGGAGACGTAGTCCTCGGTGGCCTTGACGGCGGGCGTCGTGAAGATGGTGTTCGTGTCGTCGTACTCGATGAGCTTGCCCGGCTTGCCGGTGCCGGCGATGTTGAAGAACGCGGTCTTGTCCGACACGCGCGATGCCTGCTGCATGTTGTGCGTGACGATGACCACCGTGTAGTCGTTCTTCAGCTCGGCGATGAGCTCCTCGATCGCGTAGGTCGAGATCGGGTCCAGGGCCGAGCAGGGCTCGTCCATGAGGATCACCTGCGGCGACACGGCGATCGCGCGCGCGATGCACAGACGCTGCTGCTGGCCGCCGGACAGACCCGAACCGGGCTTGTCGAGGCGGTCCTTGACCTCGTTCCACAGGTTCGCGCCGCGCAGCGACCGCTCGACGAGGTCGTCGGCGTCGGACTTGGAGATGCGCTTGTTGTTGAGCTTGACCCCCGCCAGCACGTTCTCCTTGATCGACATCGTGGGGAACGGGTTGGGCCGCTGGAACACCATGCCCACCTGGCGGCGCACCAGCACCGGGTCGACGCTCGGCCCGTAGAGGTCGTCGCCGTCCAGCAGCACCTTGCCCTCGACGCGCGCGCCCGGGATGACCTCGTGCATGCGGTTGAGCGTGCGCAGGAACGTGGACTTGCCGCAGCCCGACGGGCCGATGAAGGCCGTCACGCTGCGCGGTTCGATCTCGAGGGAGACGCCCTCGACGGCGAGGAAGTCGCCGTAGTAGACGTTCAGATCGCTGACTTCGATGCTCTTGGACAACTGGTTTCCTTCGGGTGGGAGCGTTCGGGGATGCCGCGTCAGCGGCCCATCTTGGGGGCGAAGATCCGCGCGATGAGGCGCGCGAAGAGGTTCAGCGCCATGACGATGACGATGAGCACCAGCGCACCCGCCCAGGCGCGGTCGACATATGCCCAGCCGGGGATGCCCTGGTTCATGTACTGGGTGTAGACGAAGACCGGCAGCGACGCCATGCGGCCGTCGAAGAGGTTGTAGTTCATCGACGTCGCCATGCCGGCGGTGATCAGCAGCGGAGCCGTCTCGCCGATGACGCGCGAGATCGACAGCATGATGCCGGTGGTGATGCCCGCCAGCGACGTCGGCAGCACGACCTTGACGATCGTGAGCCACTTCGGCACGCCCAGGGCGTACGACGCCTCGCGCAGCTCGTTCGGCACGAGTCGCAGCATCTCCTCGGTGGAGCGCACGACCACGGGGATCATCAGCACCGACAGTGCGACGGCGCCCATGATGCCCATGCGGATGCCGGGACCGAAGAACAGCGCGAACAGCGCGAAGGCGAACAGGCCCGCGACGATCGAGGGGATGCCGGTCATGACGTCGACGAGGAACGTGATGCCGCGGGCGAGGCGCCGCCCGGCGCCGTACTCGATGAGGTAGATCGCGGTGAACAGGCCGATCGGGATCGAGATGACCGCAGCGGCCAGCGTGATCTGCAGCGTGCCCATGATGGCGTGCAGGGCGCCGCCGCCTTCGCCGACGACGTTGCGCATCGAGTGGGTGAAGAACTCCGCCGACAGACCCGCGATGCCGTTGGTGATGACCGTGATGGCCACCGAGATCAGCGGCACCATGGCGATGAGGAACGCGGCGGTCACGACACCGGTGACGAACCGGTCCATGCCCTTGCGGCGGCCCTCGATGAGCGAGGAGATCGTGGTGATGAGCGCCAGGTAGACCAGCGCCGAGACGATGGCCCACCCGGCGACGTTGAATGGGGAGCCGCCGGCGAGGGCGATCACGCCGAACAGCAGCGCCATGAGGGCGGCGGCACCGACCAGGATCGCCCACGGCGCCCAGCGGGGCAGGCGTCCACTGGTCAGGCGCAGCGGGGCGCCGGCCGATACGGGGCGCGCCGACGGGGCGGGGGGAGCGGTGGTCACGGTCATCAGTTCGCTCCCGAGAATTCCTTGCGGCGGCTGACGACCCAGCGCGCCACCGCGTTGACGGCGAACGTGACCACGAACAGGATCAGGCCTGTCGCGATCAGCACGTTGATGTTGGTGCCGTAGGCCTCGGGGAAGGTCAGGGCGATGTTGGCGGGGATCGTGCTCGGGTTGGACGGCGTGAACAGTCGGAGCGTGACGACGCCGGTGGCCGAGAGCACCATGGCGACGGCCATGGTCTCGCCCAGCGCGCGGCCGAGACCCAGCATGGATGCCGAGACGATGCCGGAGCGGCCGAAGGGGAACACCGCCATGCGGATCATCTCCCAGCGGGTGGCGCCGAGGGCGAGCGCGGCCTCTTCGTGCAGACGCGGCGTCTGCAGGAAGATCTCGCGGCAGATCGCCGTGATGATCGGGACGACCATGACCGCCAGCACGATCGCCGCCGTGAAGATGGTGCGGCCCGTCTGCGAGACGGGGCCGGCGAAGAGCGGGAACCACCCCGCGTTGACCACCAGCCAGCTGTAGACCGGCTGCACGGCGGGGGCGAGGACGAGGATGCCCCACAGGCCGAAGACCACCGACGGCACCGCCGCGAGCAGGTCGACCACGTAGCCGAGCGCCTGCGACAGCCGGCGAGGGGCGTAGTGCGAGATGAACAGCGCCACCGACACCGACAGCGGAACGGCCATCAGCAGCGCCAGGAACGAGGCCCACACGGTGCCGAACGCGAGCGGCCAGACGTAGTCCCAGAAGTCGGACTTCAGCAGCGACGCGGTCTCGCTCGTCGCCGTCAGACCGGGGAGGGACTGGACGATGAGGAAGATCGCGACCGCGGCGAGGGTCGCGAGGATCATTGTTCCGGCGAACAGCGCGGTTCCCGAGAACCAGCGATCGCCCACGCGCTGCGGGGGACGGCCGGTGCGGGTCTTCGCGACCGCGGCGGGGGTGGTGGTCATGGGTTCCTGTTCTCGGGTATGGGGAACGCGGTGCTGCCCGGCCCGACCGGAGTCGGGCCGGGCAGCCGGTGTCACTCGGTGACGATCAGGTCGATCGCGGCGTTGACCTTCTCGCGCAGCGAGTCGGAGATGGGGGCGTTGCCGGCGGCGGCGGCCGCGGCATCCTGGCCCTCGGGGCTCGCGACGTACTCGAGGTAGCCCTTGACGACCGGGGCGAGGGCGGGGTCGACGTAGTCCTGGCAGGCGATCATGTAGCTGATCAGCACGATCGGGTAGACGCCGGCGGCGTCGGTGGTGCGGTCCAGTGCGATGGCGAGGTCGCCGTCGGCGCGGCCCTCCTCGAACGGCGACGCGTCGACGACGGCCGCCGCGGCCTCGGGGGAGTACTCCACGAACTCGTCGCCCACCTTGATGGCGACCGTCGACAGCCCCTCCTCGGCGGCCCGGGAGGCGTCGGCGTAGCCGATGGTGCCGTTGCCGCCGGAGATGGCCGACACGACACCGGAGGTGCCCTGGGCGGCCTCGTTGGTGCCGGGGGTCGACGGCCACACGCCGTCGGGCTCCCACGTCCACGTGTCGGGGGCGGCCTGGAAGAGGTAGTCGGTGAAGTTCTCGGTGGTGCCGGAGTCATCGGCGCGGTGCACGACCGTCACCTGCAGGTCGGGGAGCGTGACGCCGGGGTTCAGGGCGGCGATCGCCGGGTCGTTCCAGTTCTCGATCGCGCCGGAGAACAGGCCGGCGAGCGTGGCGGCATCCAGGTTGAGCGTGTCGACGCCCTCGAGGTTGAAGATGACCGCGATGGGGGAGATGTAGGTGGGCAGTTCGATGATGCCGCTGCCGTCGACGCAGCCGTCGAAGGAGCCGGTGAGCTCGTCGGTCTTGAAGGGGCGGTCCGAGCCGGCGAAGGCGACGGCGCCGGCCTGGAACGACTCGCGGCCCGCGCCGGAGCCCGAGGCGTCGTAGGTGACCTCGACGTCGGGGTTGGCGGTCTGGAAGCCGGCGGTCCAGGCCTGGACCGCGACCTCCTGCGAGGAGGCGCCGGCGCCGGCGATGGTGCCCGAGAGCGTGGCGTCCTCGCCGCTGGCGGCAGGGGTCTGCTCGTTGACGGCGCAAGCGGTGAGGGTCAGTGCGGCGACGGCGGTGACGGCGCCGAACTGGGCGAAACGGGAGAGCTTCACTGTGTGTCCTTCGGGTTCGGAGTGGGCGCCCGGTGCAGGGCCCGCCCCGACGGTAGAGAGCAACTCTTACGAGAGTGCGCTTCCCGGGTGAACGAAAGGTGAACGGCTCCCGACCGCGAGCGGGTGCCCGCTCCCCACTCAGCGCGGCAGCTTGGGGGAGTGCGTCTCGATCGCCACGATCCCCGACCCCGGATTCGTCGCCGACAGGTGCACGACCGAGAACGCCGCGACCTCCAGGGCCGACGCACTGCCGAGGTACGACCCGCGCATCGTGCCGGTGGCCAGCGCGATCTCGGTGAGGATGTCCGGCAGCACCGGCCCGTGGCTGCACAGCACCGTCGGTTTGCGCGCCCGCACCCGCTCTCCCACCACGGCCCGCGCGTCGGAACGGCCCTCCTCCCAGGCATCCTGGCTGATCAGGGCGGTGCGCTCGATGCGCCGGTCGAGGGCTGCCGCCAGGGGCGTGACCGTCGCGACGCACCGCTCCGCCGGGCTCGTCACGATGCGACGCACTCCGAACGCCGACAGCGGCCCCACCAGCGCCGCCGCCTGCCGCGCGCCCTTGGGCGACAGCGGGCGCTTGGCGTCGGCCTTGTGCCAGTCCTCCCGCGCCACAGCCTTGGCGTGGCGCAGCACGATGAGCGGAAACGTCTCGAGCACGCCGTCGTCGACCAGCCGCGCGAACCCGTCGAGGATCTCGATGTCGACCGGGTAGCTCAGCATCGACCGTGCCTTCTTGACGCTCACCCACTCCAGTGCCGCGATCTCCTTGTTCGGCACGAACTCCGACGCGCGGATCGCCGGCTCGGTCGCCTGCGCCGACCAGTAGTGCACGATCTTCTGCTTCTTGCTGGGCAGCACGTAGCGGGACACGCCCAGCGCGACGCCGAGGGACACCCGGATGCCGGTCTCCTCGTGGATCTCGCGCACCGCCGTCTCGGCAAGCGCCTCGCCGGGATCGACCTTGCCCTTGGGCAGGGTGACGTCGCGGTACCGCGTGCGGTGGATCAGCAGGACGCGCAGCTTGCCGTCGACGACACGCCACACGACACCTCCGGCGGCGTAGACCGCGGTGTCGGTCATCGCACCGCCCGCACGCGCCGGCGGCGCTGCACCAACGCCATCGTCTTGTCCTGCAGGTCGGCCAGCGGCCGCCCCTCGGCATCGAGATGGTGGCGCACCCACTCGCCGTCGGCCCTCAGATGCCACGAACTGGTGCGGTCGCTCATCGCGACGTCGAAGAGCGAGATGAGCTCCTTCGCGTGCGCCGGCTCCGTGACGCGCACGAGCGCCTCGACCCGGCGGTCGAGGTTGCGGTGCATCATGTCGGCGCTGCCGATGTACACCTGCGGCTCGCCGCCGGCTTCGAACGCGAAGATGCGGGAGTGCTCGAGGTAGCGGCCGAGGATGCTGCGCACCGTGATGTTGTCGCTGACCCCGTCGAGCCCGACCTTGAGCGAGCAGATGCCGCGCACCCAGACGTCGACCTTCACCCCCGCCTGGCTGGCGCGGTACAGCGCATCGATGATCTGCTCGTCGACCATCGAGTTGACCTTGATGCGCACCGACGCCGGCTTGCCGTCGAGGGCGTTGCGGCGCTCCGCGTCGATCAGTCGCAGCAGCCCCTTGCGCAGGTGCAGCGGCGCGACCAGCAGCCGCTTGAACTTCTTCTCGATCGCGTAGCCCGACAGCTCGTTGAACAGACGTGTGAGGTCGCGCCCGACCTGCTCGTCGGTGGTGAAGAGCCCGAAATCCTCGTACAGGCGGCTGGTCTTGGGGTTGTAGTTGCCGGTGCCGATGTGGCTGTAGCTGCGCAGCGACCCGTCTTCCTCGCGGATGACGTGCAGCAGCTTGCAGTGGGTCTTGAGCCCCACGAGGCCGTAGACCACGTGCACGCCGGCCTTCTCGAGCTTGCGCGCCCAGACGATGTTGGCGGCCTCGTCGAAACGGGCCTTAACCTCGACCAGCACGAGCACCTGCTTGCCGGCCTCGGCGGCGTCGATGAGCGCCTTCACGATGGGACTGTCCCCCGACGTGCGGTACAGCGTCTGCTTGATCGCGAGGACGTGCGGGTCTTTCGCGGCCTGCTCGAGGAACGCCTGCACGCTCGTGGTGAACGACTCGTACGGATGGTGCACCAGCACGTCGCCCTTGCGGATGGCGGCGAACAGGTCGGCACGGCCGTTCTGCTCGGCCGGCTGGAACGGCAGCGCAGTCACCGGCACGTGCGGCGGGAAGTGCAGGTCGGGCCGGTCGATGCGGGCGAGGTCGAACAATCCGCGCAGATCGAGCGGGCCGGGGAGGCGGTAGACCTCCTGCTGCGTGATGTCGAGCTCGTTGATCAGCAGGTCGAGGGTGAGGTCGTCCATGTCGTCGCCGACCTCGAGTCGGATCGGCGGCCCGAAACGGCGGCGCAGCAGCTCGGCCTCGAGCGCCTGGATGAGGTTCTCCGTCTCGTCCTCTTCGATCACGACGTCTTCGTTGCGGGTGAGGCGGAAGGCGTGGTGGTCGAGGATCTCCATTCCGGGGAAGAGGTCCTTGAGATTGTGCGCGATGAGGTCTTCCAAGGGCAGATAGCGCACGGTGCGCCCGTCGGCGCGCACCTGCACGAACCGCGGCAGCATCGGCGGCACCTTCAGTCGCGCGAACTCCTGGCGCCCGGTGCGGGCGTTGCGGATGCGGATGGCCAGGTTCAGCGACAGCCCCGAGATGTAGGGGAAGGGGTGGGCCGGGTCCACCGCCAGCGGCATGAGAACGGGGAACACCTGTCCCTGGAAATAGTCGTAGAGCTGCGTGCGCTCCCCGTCGCTGAGCTCGTGCCACGACACGATGTCGATGCCGGCGTCGGCGAGGGCGGGGCGCACCAGCGTCGTCCACGCGTCGGCGTGCCGCAGCTGCAGCGCATGGGCCTCGGCGGAGATGTCGGCGAGCACGTCCTGCGGGGCGCGGCCGACGTTGGTCGGCACGGCGAGGCCGGTGATGATGCGGCGTTTGAGGCCGGCGACGCGCACCATGAAGAACTCGTCGAGGTTGCTGGCGAAGATCGCGAGGAAGTTGGCGCGCTCCAGCACGGGCAGCGACGGATCCTCCGCGAGCTCGAGGACCCGCCGGTTGAACGCGAGCCAGCTGATCTCGCGGTCCTGGTAGCGGTTCTCGGGCAGTTGCGCGTCGTGCGTCTCGACGACCTGGTCGAAGTCGTCGTCGTCGGCGTCGCCCAGACCGGTGTCGAGTGCCTCGGTGTGGATCATCTGCCCATCATTGCAGGGCTGACGCAGCAGGGGAGAGCGGATGCCGCGGCGGGTCAGGCCTGCGAGCGCTCGCGCGGTGCGGGCACCTGGTCGTCCTCGTACACGTTGAAGCGGTAGCCCACGTTGCGCACGGTGCCGATGAGCTGCTCGAGGTCGCCGAGCTTGGCGCGCAGGCGTCGCACGTGCACGTCGACCGTGCGCGTGCCGCCGAAGTAGTCGTAGCCCCAGACCTCGCTCAACAGCTGCTCTCGCGTGAACACCCGAGAGGGGTGCGTGGCGAAGAAGTGCAGCAGCTGGAACTCCTTGTAGGTGAGGTCGAGCGGCTTGCCGTGCACCTTCGCCGAATACGACGACTCGTCGATCGTGATGCCGGAGGTCTGGATGCGGGTGGACGTCTGCTCCGCCGACTGGCGGCCGACGGCCAGTCGCACGCGGGCGTCGACCTCGGCGGGGCCCGCGTTGACGAGGATGACGTCGTCGATGCCCCAGTCGGTCGAGACCGCGGTAAGGCCGCCCTCGGTGACGACCAGCACCAGCGGCGCGTCGAGGCCGGTGGTCGTGAGGATCTTGCACAGCGACTTCGCGCCCACCAGGTCGGTGCGCGCATCGATGAAGATCACGTCGGCGCTGGGAGCGTTGACGAGCTGGGCGGGTTCGGCCGGGATCTGTCGCACACGATGGCTCAGCAGTTCGAGCGCGGGCAGTACCGGAACGCCGCCTGGCGCGGAGCTCAGAACGAGAAGCTGG is a genomic window containing:
- a CDS encoding cytochrome c biogenesis protein DipZ, whose amino-acid sequence is MELIIIGLLGGLITGISPCILPVLPVIFLTGGAQSARFEGDPTTIPARRSRPYLVIAGLVTSFTLVTLAGSLILGALNLPQDVIRWVGIAVLVLIGVGLLVPRFEQVLEKPFQRLPRREVANRGSGFAVGLALGAVFVPCAGPVLAAIIVAGATGQIGVDTVALTASFAIGVALPLLVFALAGRGLIERIKAFRTRERGLRIAAGVAMLALAVGLVFNVPQLLQRLVPDYTADLQRDLTENEDAARALNLGGIVTDENRELDNCTNGATELESCGTAPGIRGIESWLNTPDGGGIDLADLRGQVVLIDFWAYSCINCQRSIPHVVAWDDAYRDAGLQVIGIHSPEYAFEKDAGNVAAGAADFGIEYPVALDNALSTWTNYRNRYWPAHYLIDAEGTVRHISFGEGNYTATEAMIRELLKDADADAALPAPTDVADLTPEAGSTTPETFLGSAKDVNYGGDERYRAGTRPFAYPGDQPADSFALSGEWDVQTQFATPAGDEGGIRLRFTAEEVRVVLAGEGRVQVRVDGEAADAIEVGGTPRSYALIEAAPTRDGVIEITVPAGVQAYSFTFG
- the sigK gene encoding ECF RNA polymerase sigma factor SigK, producing MLDEMVIDGVDVPEDGPARDHAAELLVRVAAGDQSAFARLYDMLAPRVFGLIVRVLVDRSQSEEVLQEVFLEVWQSAARFAPNKGQGRAWVLTMAHRRAVDRVRASQSSADRDLKAGLRDLDVAHDDVAEQVELKVEGQKVAGALSALPAPQREAIELAYYGGYSQSEIAVLVGAPLGTIKTRMRDGLSRLRAAMGVTA
- a CDS encoding anti-sigma factor yields the protein MTEQDFAELAAGHALHALSHDDEAAYWEALAANPAWEQIAQADAAAAAALADAVRPVAPPLTARSVLLARVTALAREQAHPAPAAAAFDAADDDVDDSGPVTHVVGVVPPPPAALRPPADPVAAAPPVPPVPPLPPVPPVPPLPPAAAASGDDVPAAPSRRRDRAAGETTDAAGAEPETQLLPAADPAAAAVDDEPAAEPASGAVDDEPVTDPASGAVDDVPVTDPASGAVDDEPVTDPASGAVDDLPAPDHASEDGQAEATGPSPITGPNPMTGLTRLFGLQAAATSPISVPPASGDGAEPPTTTTAMQAVVRQRWTRGLIALAACLTLLVGVGFGAGAVHNWLNRPASVVALDEVRDAPDAQSATVVMEGGLTMTAYWSAEQGKAVLVTDGLPPIPTDETFEMWLIRDDEPTSAGTFTPQSGSRATSVIDSEVQPGDVFAITVEPAGGSPNGAPTSDPIVAVPTA
- a CDS encoding DNA-directed RNA polymerase subunit beta, with translation MTDDAGNPFHKPVRRPSDTFDRFFAAQDPAEVSRVAHATAQALLTRVRAEQDDEVVERLVGFTDRHGIHDIAELWSQAPARSLPGALWRLYLLQLMIHDDPQTAALLYDRGRVATATVDPVVAGAPTPAGPEELVTLVDTIMRGLFTGDFAVALERAAAFCRVEATGATHLADDYETTESDRASALTTRALRLSTYAGDLASCAALWRRDTLT
- a CDS encoding aminodeoxychorismate lyase → MAWIFALTIDPVAADSADADFADTFAVIDPAAPALSVGELSTQRGDGIFESIGVVDGHAQEVTAHLERLAHSARICDLPAPHLGQWRQAVEMAAAASGPGESVIKLILSRGVEHGPAPTAWVTVATASDFTAVRRDGIRVVTLDRGYALDVPARAPWLLLGAKTLSYAVNMAAIREAKRRGADDAIFTTSDGFVLEAPTASLILRRGDTFVTPAPNGGILHGTTQLSLFAHLEQQGFATAYETVPVADLSTADAAWLVSSVRLAAPITAVDGAALPTDAEFTASVNEYLLSPRD
- the pstB gene encoding phosphate ABC transporter ATP-binding protein PstB; translation: MSKSIEVSDLNVYYGDFLAVEGVSLEIEPRSVTAFIGPSGCGKSTFLRTLNRMHEVIPGARVEGKVLLDGDDLYGPSVDPVLVRRQVGMVFQRPNPFPTMSIKENVLAGVKLNNKRISKSDADDLVERSLRGANLWNEVKDRLDKPGSGLSGGQQQRLCIARAIAVSPQVILMDEPCSALDPISTYAIEELIAELKNDYTVVIVTHNMQQASRVSDKTAFFNIAGTGKPGKLIEYDDTNTIFTTPAVKATEDYVSGRFG
- the pstA gene encoding phosphate ABC transporter permease PstA — its product is MTVTTAPPAPSARPVSAGAPLRLTSGRLPRWAPWAILVGAAALMALLFGVIALAGGSPFNVAGWAIVSALVYLALITTISSLIEGRRKGMDRFVTGVVTAAFLIAMVPLISVAITVITNGIAGLSAEFFTHSMRNVVGEGGGALHAIMGTLQITLAAAVISIPIGLFTAIYLIEYGAGRRLARGITFLVDVMTGIPSIVAGLFAFALFALFFGPGIRMGIMGAVALSVLMIPVVVRSTEEMLRLVPNELREASYALGVPKWLTIVKVVLPTSLAGITTGIMLSISRVIGETAPLLITAGMATSMNYNLFDGRMASLPVFVYTQYMNQGIPGWAYVDRAWAGALVLIVIVMALNLFARLIARIFAPKMGR